From the Xenorhabdus ishibashii genome, one window contains:
- the rpmG gene encoding 50S ribosomal protein L33: MAKGIRDKIKLVSSAGTGHFYTTTKNKRTMPEKLEMKKFDPVVRQHVMYKEAKIK, encoded by the coding sequence ATGGCTAAAGGTATTCGCGATAAAATCAAGCTAGTTTCTTCCGCTGGTACAGGTCACTTCTATACCACTACGAAGAACAAGCGTACTATGCCTGAAAAACTGGAAATGAAAAAATTCGATCCAGTTGTTCGTCAGCATGTTATGTATAAAGAAGCTAAAATTAAATAA
- the pyrE gene encoding orotate phosphoribosyltransferase encodes MKAYQREFIELALEKQVLKFGEFTLKSGRKSPYFFNAGLFNTGRDLALIGRFYAAALLDSGIKCDLLFGPAYKGIPIATTTAVALAEHHDIDMPYCFNRKEAKDHGEGGSLVGSPLQGNVVVVDDVITAGTAIRESMEIIKQHGATLSGVILCLDRQERGRATLSAIQEVERDYHCQVFSIITLNDLVSYLRENPEMQSHLEAVEAYRKEYGI; translated from the coding sequence ATGAAAGCCTATCAGCGCGAATTTATTGAACTGGCACTGGAAAAACAGGTGCTGAAATTTGGCGAATTTACGCTGAAATCTGGTCGCAAAAGTCCATACTTTTTCAATGCGGGCCTGTTTAATACTGGACGTGACTTGGCGTTGATTGGCCGTTTCTATGCGGCAGCACTGCTAGATAGCGGAATTAAGTGCGATTTGCTGTTTGGGCCAGCTTATAAGGGTATCCCGATTGCGACAACTACCGCAGTAGCATTGGCGGAACATCATGATATCGATATGCCTTATTGCTTTAACCGCAAGGAAGCCAAGGATCATGGTGAAGGTGGCTCGCTGGTTGGTAGCCCTCTGCAAGGTAATGTTGTGGTTGTGGATGATGTCATTACCGCAGGTACAGCGATTCGTGAGTCGATGGAAATCATTAAACAGCACGGAGCAACACTATCTGGTGTGATTTTGTGCTTGGATCGTCAGGAGCGTGGGCGTGCAACGCTTTCAGCAATTCAAGAGGTTGAACGTGACTACCATTGCCAAGTCTTCTCCATCATTACCTTGAATGATTTGGTAAGCTATTTGCGTGAAAACCCAGAAATGCAATCACATCTGGAAGCGGTAGAAGCTTATCGCAAAGAATACGGTATTTGA
- a CDS encoding glycosyltransferase family 4 protein has translation MKIGFIDVTVTISYGGIQTAVWELAKALTDAGHEVHIFGGIGDVRPALGGRNIHIHTFPFIPRERVLNIGRRFQRIAERYSFARHARVTVIAENFDWIILTKPFDFFWPRMMPETSRTQFCYMSGGTSFFKGDRVLGKKISAWVACSHFNAWQIQHHFKQFPSVIYNGVDIDKFKPSGSDIRTRLGINEKTFLLTFAGRLVGWKGMKVAIDAMALLRSKDVKLLIIGEGEDLKSLKKRVSALQLEKSIIFHPPVGHDQLPEFYAAGNAGVFPSIGDEAFGITIAEAMACGRPVIASYIGGIPEVVGNEGSAGILVTPGDAVAIAEAVNHLLSLPDRGEKMGKSARQRIETMYTWEHSASRLLNAIKNNENCVY, from the coding sequence ATGAAGATAGGGTTTATCGATGTTACCGTTACCATATCGTATGGTGGCATTCAAACTGCTGTTTGGGAATTAGCCAAGGCACTGACAGATGCAGGGCATGAAGTCCATATTTTCGGTGGTATTGGCGATGTGCGGCCTGCATTAGGCGGAAGAAATATCCATATTCATACTTTTCCATTTATCCCTAGAGAACGGGTGCTTAACATTGGGCGTCGCTTCCAGCGCATTGCTGAACGTTATTCTTTTGCTCGTCATGCCCGCGTAACAGTTATTGCAGAAAATTTTGATTGGATAATTTTGACCAAGCCTTTTGATTTTTTCTGGCCCCGAATGATGCCTGAAACATCCCGCACCCAGTTTTGCTATATGAGTGGTGGAACCAGTTTTTTTAAAGGGGATCGGGTATTGGGTAAAAAAATATCTGCATGGGTTGCATGTAGCCATTTTAATGCCTGGCAGATTCAGCATCATTTCAAGCAATTTCCGAGCGTCATCTATAATGGGGTAGATATCGATAAATTCAAACCATCTGGCTCTGATATCCGAACCCGATTAGGTATCAATGAGAAAACGTTTTTATTAACGTTTGCTGGCAGGTTGGTTGGTTGGAAAGGCATGAAAGTCGCTATTGATGCAATGGCTTTGTTGCGGAGCAAGGATGTAAAGTTATTAATTATTGGTGAAGGTGAGGATTTGAAATCGCTTAAAAAGCGGGTCTCTGCATTGCAACTGGAAAAATCCATCATTTTTCATCCTCCAGTTGGTCATGATCAATTACCTGAATTTTATGCGGCGGGTAATGCCGGTGTTTTCCCCAGTATTGGTGATGAGGCATTTGGTATTACTATTGCGGAAGCGATGGCATGTGGGCGCCCTGTGATTGCCAGTTATATTGGCGGAATACCGGAAGTGGTTGGCAATGAAGGTAGTGCTGGTATTTTGGTGACACCGGGTGATGCTGTGGCTATTGCTGAAGCGGTAAATCATCTTTTATCTTTACCAGATAGAGGAGAAAAGATGGGGAAATCTGCCCGTCAGAGGATTGAAACGATGTACACCTGGGAACATTCTGCTAGCCGTTTATTGAACGCCATAAAAAATAATGAAAATTGCGTATATTGA
- a CDS encoding glycosyltransferase family 4 protein, with protein MVRKTLNILHTESSCGWGGQEIRILTESQGMIQRGHHVVIVCCPTSTLYREAHHYGVPVVALPIEKKRLSCLRAMRRWLKTEGRQFDVINTHSSTDSWLVAAACATLKGAPPIVRTRHVSTHVSKSIATRWLYLHAGQHIVTTGEKLRQYLHIHNDYPLSHMTSVPTGIDLSRFHPESKSLSRQRIGIKDKPTLGIVATMRTWKGHRYLLDSWKTLHQRYPDWQLLFVGDGPQRKNLEPRVQQEGLTESVIFLGNRQDVPDCLNAMDIFALPSFGNEGVPQGIMQAMACGLPVVSTSVGAITEAVIDGDTGYIIEPKNVEQLTKSLDLLMHDAGLRLQMGEASLRRATHLFGMDNMLEKMESIFYSSMKNTR; from the coding sequence ATGGTTAGAAAAACCTTGAATATCTTACATACAGAATCATCGTGTGGCTGGGGAGGACAGGAAATTCGTATCCTGACAGAATCTCAGGGCATGATACAGCGTGGGCATCATGTGGTTATCGTTTGTTGTCCAACTTCAACCCTTTACCGAGAAGCTCATCATTATGGTGTGCCTGTTGTTGCGCTCCCAATTGAAAAAAAACGTCTTTCTTGTCTTCGGGCAATGCGTCGTTGGCTAAAAACTGAAGGCCGCCAATTCGATGTGATCAATACCCACAGTTCTACTGATTCTTGGCTAGTGGCTGCGGCATGTGCCACATTAAAAGGTGCGCCTCCGATAGTCCGAACTCGCCATGTTTCGACTCATGTTTCAAAATCTATTGCGACTCGTTGGCTGTATTTGCATGCTGGTCAGCATATTGTGACAACCGGGGAAAAATTACGCCAATATCTGCATATACATAATGATTATCCACTATCCCACATGACCTCGGTACCGACAGGGATCGATTTGTCACGTTTTCATCCTGAAAGCAAATCCTTAAGCCGTCAGCGCATTGGCATCAAAGATAAGCCAACATTGGGCATTGTTGCCACAATGAGAACGTGGAAAGGCCATCGTTACCTGCTTGATAGTTGGAAAACTCTCCATCAACGTTATCCTGATTGGCAATTGTTGTTCGTAGGAGATGGCCCGCAGAGAAAGAATTTAGAGCCGCGAGTTCAGCAGGAGGGACTAACAGAAAGTGTCATTTTTCTTGGTAATCGTCAGGATGTTCCTGATTGCTTAAATGCAATGGATATCTTTGCCTTGCCTTCGTTTGGCAATGAAGGTGTACCCCAAGGCATCATGCAGGCAATGGCATGTGGATTACCGGTTGTCTCTACATCAGTGGGTGCGATTACAGAAGCTGTAATTGATGGCGATACAGGGTATATTATCGAACCTAAAAATGTTGAACAATTAACAAAAAGCTTAGATTTATTAATGCATGATGCAGGCTTACGTTTACAAATGGGAGAGGCTTCACTACGACGCGCAACTCATTTATTTGGTATGGATAATATGTTAGAAAAAATGGAATCTATTTTTTATTCTAGTATGAAAAATACACGATGA
- the slmA gene encoding nucleoid occlusion factor SlmA produces the protein MAEKERTKKKNRREEILQALAHMLESSDGSQRITTAKLAANVGVSEAALYRHFPSKTRMFDSLIEFIEDSLISRINLILQDEKDTITRIRLILVLLLGFAERNPGLTRIMTGHALMFEQDRLQNRINQLFERIEVQLRQILKERKIRDGQGFTYDESVLASQLLAFCEGMLSRFVRSEFRYRPTTEFEVRWPLILTQLQ, from the coding sequence ATGGCAGAAAAAGAACGTACAAAAAAGAAAAATAGACGTGAGGAAATCTTGCAGGCACTGGCACACATGCTGGAATCCAGTGATGGCAGCCAACGCATTACTACTGCAAAACTTGCCGCAAACGTTGGTGTTTCTGAAGCAGCCCTTTACCGTCATTTTCCGAGCAAAACCCGGATGTTTGACAGCTTGATTGAGTTTATTGAAGATTCCTTGATTTCACGTATCAATCTGATTCTGCAAGATGAAAAGGACACCATCACACGCATTCGGTTAATCCTCGTCCTTCTTTTGGGTTTTGCAGAAAGAAATCCAGGACTGACCCGTATCATGACCGGCCATGCCCTAATGTTCGAACAAGATAGATTGCAAAATCGCATTAACCAGCTATTTGAGCGAATTGAAGTGCAACTTCGCCAAATTTTAAAAGAGAGAAAAATCCGTGATGGGCAAGGATTCACTTATGACGAATCCGTGTTGGCATCACAGTTACTGGCGTTTTGTGAAGGGATGCTCTCCCGTTTTGTTCGCTCTGAATTTCGCTATCGCCCGACAACTGAATTTGAAGTACGCTGGCCATTGATATTGACCCAACTACAATGA
- the rph gene encoding ribonuclease PH, with protein MSLVGKRPAGRSAGQVRPIKMTRHYTKHAEGSVLVEFGDTKVLCNASVEEGVPRFLKGQGQGWITAEYGMLPRATNSRNAREAAKGKQTGRTMEIQRLIARSLRAAVDLKKLGEFTITLDCDVIQADGGTRTAAISGACVALVDALNKLVVEGKLKESPLKAMVAAVSVGIVEGEGRCDLEYVEDSAAETDMNIVMMDDGRMIEVQGTAEGEPFSHDELLSLLSLAKEGLETIFKAQRDALEQDPLK; from the coding sequence ATGAGCTTAGTAGGAAAGCGTCCGGCAGGAAGGTCAGCAGGGCAGGTGCGTCCTATTAAAATGACCCGTCATTACACCAAACATGCGGAAGGCTCTGTTCTGGTGGAGTTTGGGGATACCAAAGTGTTATGTAATGCCTCCGTTGAAGAAGGCGTTCCCCGTTTCCTGAAAGGTCAGGGACAGGGCTGGATCACCGCCGAATACGGCATGTTGCCGCGGGCGACCAATAGCCGTAATGCGCGCGAAGCTGCCAAAGGCAAACAAACAGGCCGCACGATGGAAATCCAACGCCTGATTGCACGTTCATTACGTGCTGCCGTCGATTTGAAAAAACTAGGGGAATTCACCATTACGCTGGATTGTGATGTGATTCAAGCGGATGGTGGTACTCGTACAGCGGCTATTTCTGGTGCTTGTGTAGCACTAGTTGATGCCCTAAATAAGTTGGTTGTAGAAGGCAAATTGAAAGAAAGTCCACTGAAAGCGATGGTTGCGGCAGTATCTGTTGGTATCGTTGAGGGTGAAGGACGTTGTGATCTGGAATATGTCGAAGACTCTGCGGCTGAAACTGATATGAATATCGTCATGATGGATGACGGCAGAATGATTGAAGTGCAAGGCACAGCAGAAGGTGAACCGTTCAGCCATGATGAGTTGCTTTCACTACTCTCATTGGCAAAAGAGGGATTGGAAACGATTTTTAAAGCGCAGCGAGATGCGTTAGAACAAGATCCATTAAAATAA
- the dut gene encoding dUTP diphosphatase, whose translation MMKKIDVKILDPRIGQEFPLPTYATPGSAGLDLRACLDNAVELAPGQTELLPTGIAIHIADEQLAAVILPRSGLGHKHGVVLGNLVGLIDSDYQGQLMVSVWNRGHKSFTIEPGERIAQMVFVPVIQAEFNLVADFEESQRGSGGFGHSGRR comes from the coding sequence ATGATGAAAAAAATCGACGTTAAAATCCTTGATCCCCGCATCGGGCAAGAATTTCCTTTACCGACTTATGCTACACCTGGCTCTGCGGGTTTAGATTTACGTGCTTGTCTGGATAATGCAGTGGAACTGGCTCCCGGCCAAACTGAACTTTTACCAACGGGGATTGCTATCCATATTGCAGATGAACAATTGGCGGCGGTTATTCTCCCTCGCTCTGGCCTGGGTCACAAACATGGCGTTGTTCTGGGTAATTTGGTAGGACTTATCGACTCAGATTATCAGGGACAATTGATGGTTTCAGTTTGGAACCGTGGTCATAAATCTTTCACTATCGAACCTGGCGAACGTATCGCCCAAATGGTCTTTGTACCCGTTATACAGGCTGAATTTAATTTAGTTGCAGATTTTGAGGAGAGCCAGCGCGGCAGTGGTGGATTTGGCCATTCCGGTCGTCGATAA
- the radC gene encoding RadC family protein, whose product MDLTVMERNDELHLNLLPREKLLAYGAVSLTDAELLAIFLRTGAKGVPVVQMAEYLLKSFGSLYHLLSADYADFCAHKGMGQCKYVQLQAISELAKRFFSSQFIHEDIMSSPTMTQSYLQDLLSWQDREIFVVLFLTNQNKVICHDEMFKGTINKVEVHPREIVKQAVKVNAASIILAHNHPSGNPEPSLADKLVTEKIIEACDLVGVKVLDHIVIGKKSCVSFMERGWI is encoded by the coding sequence ATGGATTTAACAGTAATGGAAAGAAACGATGAATTGCATTTAAATCTTCTTCCCCGGGAAAAATTATTGGCTTACGGCGCTGTTTCCCTAACGGATGCGGAGTTATTGGCTATTTTTTTACGAACAGGAGCCAAGGGCGTTCCTGTCGTACAAATGGCAGAATATCTGCTGAAATCATTTGGTTCGCTTTACCACCTTTTATCAGCGGATTACGCGGACTTTTGTGCACATAAAGGCATGGGACAATGCAAGTATGTCCAATTGCAGGCGATATCTGAATTGGCAAAACGGTTTTTCTCCAGTCAATTTATCCATGAAGATATTATGAGCAGCCCCACAATGACTCAGAGTTATTTGCAGGATTTATTATCCTGGCAAGATCGGGAAATATTTGTGGTGTTGTTTTTAACGAACCAAAATAAAGTTATCTGTCATGATGAAATGTTTAAAGGAACAATAAACAAAGTTGAGGTTCATCCGCGTGAAATTGTGAAACAGGCGGTTAAGGTGAATGCTGCATCCATTATTCTTGCTCATAATCACCCTTCCGGCAATCCAGAGCCTAGCTTGGCAGATAAGTTGGTGACAGAAAAAATTATTGAGGCTTGTGACTTGGTTGGCGTTAAGGTTTTGGATCATATCGTCATTGGTAAGAAATCTTGTGTCTCATTTATGGAAAGAGGTTGGATTTAA
- a CDS encoding YicC/YloC family endoribonuclease, translating to MIRSMTAFARRDIKGDWGNAAWELRSVNQRYLETYIRLPEQLRSLEPVIRERIRSRLTRGKVECNLRFELNTLAQNSLILNEKLAKQLVEAASWVKQQSNEGEINPVDILRWPGVMSAEEQDLDTISAQLLAELDLTLDSFIQSRETEGQALKTLIEQRLDAVTVEMAKVREQMPAILQWQRERLQTKLEEAQIQLDNNRLEQELILLAQRIDVAEELDRLDAHVKETRNILKKKEAVGRRLDFMMQEFNRESNTLASKSINADVTNSAIELKVLIEQMREQIQNIE from the coding sequence ATGATCCGTAGTATGACTGCTTTTGCACGGCGAGATATTAAGGGAGATTGGGGAAATGCAGCGTGGGAACTGCGTTCTGTCAATCAGCGTTACTTGGAAACCTATATTCGCCTGCCAGAGCAACTCAGAAGCCTTGAACCTGTCATCCGTGAGCGCATTCGTTCCCGTCTGACGCGCGGCAAAGTGGAATGTAACCTGCGTTTTGAGTTGAATACCCTTGCCCAAAATTCCTTGATCTTGAATGAAAAACTAGCAAAACAACTGGTTGAAGCAGCAAGCTGGGTTAAACAGCAGAGTAATGAAGGTGAAATTAATCCGGTAGATATCCTGCGCTGGCCGGGCGTGATGTCTGCCGAAGAGCAGGATTTAGATACCATCAGTGCACAATTATTAGCAGAATTAGATCTGACGCTGGATTCTTTTATCCAGAGTCGAGAAACCGAAGGACAAGCGCTCAAAACACTGATTGAGCAACGTTTGGATGCGGTAACTGTGGAAATGGCTAAAGTCCGAGAGCAAATGCCTGCAATCCTGCAATGGCAACGCGAACGCCTACAAACCAAGTTGGAAGAAGCACAAATTCAGTTAGATAATAATCGCCTTGAGCAAGAACTAATTTTATTAGCTCAGCGTATTGATGTGGCAGAAGAGTTGGATCGTCTGGATGCCCATGTCAAAGAAACACGTAATATCCTGAAGAAAAAAGAAGCCGTCGGCCGCCGACTGGATTTTATGATGCAGGAATTTAACCGCGAATCAAATACATTGGCTTCAAAATCAATTAATGCGGATGTAACGAATTCTGCGATTGAACTGAAGGTATTGATTGAGCAGATGCGCGAGCAGATCCAGAATATTGAGTAA
- a CDS encoding glycosyltransferase family 9 protein: MQPQNILIINIARFGDTLLITPVIRALKEKWPEVNIDIFVHKKTKEILENIDLINQLKAFSKGKARWCGWFSRRHYDLAFVYGHDESLLQYAKRVANLTVYFSDIAGKTSNEYAVARPGELMPAQQERALLIDAIGVAVNNWRLQYNVSVCEEEYARDFLQRQGIEQQLRIGFQLQSFPAKAYRDWPVEYFYQLAQRIYRDYPHAHILLLGSKDGEDSARMLAEKLGTNRCLSLAGKTTMRQNAAIMSQLNLYVGVDTGTTHLAGALGIPMVALYHSFHPGHFLAPQQHPKLVVIEHPVDYRQATRQDTMSAISVDQVWHSVQYLLENE; this comes from the coding sequence ATGCAACCCCAAAATATTTTAATCATCAATATTGCCCGTTTTGGTGACACCTTACTAATAACTCCAGTTATTCGTGCCCTGAAAGAAAAGTGGCCAGAAGTAAATATTGATATTTTTGTGCATAAAAAAACAAAAGAAATCCTTGAAAATATCGATTTAATTAATCAGTTGAAAGCCTTTTCAAAAGGCAAAGCTAGATGGTGTGGCTGGTTTTCTCGGCGGCACTATGATCTGGCATTCGTCTATGGTCATGATGAATCCTTATTGCAATATGCCAAACGTGTGGCAAATTTGACCGTTTATTTTTCGGATATCGCTGGTAAAACATCAAATGAGTATGCTGTTGCAAGACCTGGTGAACTCATGCCTGCACAACAAGAACGAGCGCTGTTAATTGATGCAATTGGGGTTGCAGTGAATAATTGGCGTTTGCAGTATAATGTAAGTGTGTGTGAAGAGGAGTACGCCAGAGACTTTCTTCAACGGCAAGGGATAGAACAGCAGTTAAGAATTGGTTTCCAATTACAAAGTTTCCCTGCAAAAGCTTATCGTGATTGGCCTGTAGAATATTTTTACCAATTAGCTCAACGTATTTACCGTGATTATCCGCATGCACATATTTTGTTGTTAGGCAGTAAAGATGGTGAAGATAGTGCGCGTATGCTGGCTGAAAAATTGGGCACAAACAGGTGCTTATCATTGGCGGGTAAGACTACGATGCGGCAAAACGCAGCAATCATGAGTCAACTTAATTTGTATGTGGGCGTTGATACTGGAACAACCCATCTGGCCGGAGCCTTAGGGATACCAATGGTTGCTCTGTATCACAGTTTTCACCCAGGGCATTTTCTCGCACCTCAACAACATCCAAAATTAGTGGTAATTGAACATCCGGTAGATTATAGACAGGCAACTCGTCAAGATACAATGTCAGCAATATCGGTAGATCAAGTCTGGCATTCTGTTCAGTACTTGCTGGAAAATGAATAA
- the rpmB gene encoding 50S ribosomal protein L28, whose protein sequence is MSRVCQVTGKRPVSGNNRSHALNATKRRFLPNLHSHRFWVESEKRFVTLRVSAKGMRVIDKKGIDTVLAELRARGEKY, encoded by the coding sequence ATGTCCCGAGTCTGCCAAGTTACTGGCAAGCGTCCGGTGAGTGGTAACAACCGCTCCCACGCATTAAATGCGACTAAGCGTCGTTTTCTGCCTAACCTGCACTCTCACCGTTTCTGGGTTGAGTCTGAGAAACGTTTTGTAACTCTGCGTGTATCTGCTAAAGGTATGCGTGTGATTGACAAGAAAGGTATCGATACAGTTCTGGCTGAACTGCGTGCCCGTGGTGAGAAGTACTAA
- the coaBC gene encoding bifunctional phosphopantothenoylcysteine decarboxylase/phosphopantothenate--cysteine ligase CoaBC, with protein MTGFSGKPLSDNSLSGKQIVLGISGGIAAYKTAELVRRLRDHGAQVRVVMTPAAEAFITPLTLQAVSGHPVSDDLLDPAAEAAMGHIELAKWADLIILAPATADLLARLTAGMANDLVTTICLASAAPIAVAPAMNQQMYRAQATQHNLKVLKERNVLIWGPDEGSQACGDVGPGRMLEPMTIVERAMHHFNTKQTLSGLHITITAGPTREAWDPVRFISNHSSGKMGFSIAQAAAERGAKVTLITGPVNLPTPQGVKRVDVSSALEMYDQVQATAASQHIFIGCAAVSDYRFKQISTEKIKKQGDEITFTLVKNPDIVASVASMEKNRPFVVGFAAETQNVEEYARGKLKQKNLDLICANDVSLAGHGFNSDTNALHLLWHDGSVQLPHSGKLQLSHRLLDEIFKRYDEKNRR; from the coding sequence ATGACAGGATTTTCCGGCAAACCACTTTCTGATAATTCACTTTCTGGTAAACAGATAGTCCTTGGAATCAGCGGAGGGATCGCCGCTTACAAAACTGCTGAACTGGTACGACGCTTACGTGATCATGGTGCACAGGTACGCGTTGTCATGACTCCTGCGGCAGAAGCTTTCATCACTCCACTGACCTTACAGGCAGTATCTGGTCATCCCGTCTCAGATGATCTTCTAGACCCCGCAGCCGAAGCGGCTATGGGGCATATCGAACTGGCAAAGTGGGCTGATTTAATTATTCTCGCGCCCGCTACCGCAGATCTGCTTGCTCGCCTGACCGCAGGCATGGCGAATGATTTAGTCACCACAATCTGTCTGGCTTCCGCAGCACCTATTGCGGTTGCACCGGCAATGAACCAACAAATGTACCGTGCACAGGCTACCCAACATAACCTGAAGGTACTTAAAGAGCGTAATGTATTGATTTGGGGACCAGATGAAGGCAGTCAAGCATGTGGTGATGTAGGACCAGGGAGAATGTTGGAACCGATGACGATTGTCGAACGGGCAATGCACCATTTCAACACCAAGCAAACCCTTTCTGGTCTACACATCACTATTACTGCAGGGCCAACTCGTGAAGCCTGGGATCCCGTCCGTTTCATTAGCAATCACAGCTCCGGTAAAATGGGTTTTTCCATTGCACAAGCAGCAGCAGAACGTGGCGCTAAAGTGACATTAATTACCGGTCCCGTTAATTTACCCACACCACAAGGCGTTAAACGCGTTGATGTCAGTAGTGCGCTGGAAATGTATGACCAGGTTCAAGCTACCGCAGCTTCACAGCATATCTTTATCGGTTGCGCTGCCGTGTCTGACTATCGTTTCAAGCAAATCTCAACAGAGAAAATCAAAAAGCAGGGGGATGAAATCACGTTTACACTGGTAAAAAATCCTGACATTGTAGCGAGCGTTGCATCCATGGAAAAAAATCGGCCATTTGTCGTTGGATTTGCAGCCGAAACCCAGAATGTGGAAGAATATGCCCGCGGAAAACTCAAGCAGAAAAATCTGGACTTGATTTGCGCAAATGATGTATCCCTGGCCGGACATGGCTTCAACAGTGATACTAACGCATTACATCTACTCTGGCATGATGGTAGTGTTCAGTTACCCCACAGTGGTAAATTACAACTCAGCCACCGCTTATTAGACGAGATATTCAAACGCTATGATGAAAAAAATCGACGTTAA